From Acinetobacter lwoffii, a single genomic window includes:
- a CDS encoding DUF262 domain-containing protein, translating to MSKKISGAEYPLAKIFSSDFQYVIPSYQRPYTWEEQHASVLFDDLYNFFQTEKEDEYFLGSIVLIKQEGKPYAEVIDGQQRLTTLTILFAVFAALDQGGINSQLYKYIFEPGNEFEGINPQPRLTLRERDKDYFKKYVQELNFEALFKLDNEQLENEAKLHIKQNSKVLYDKVKTTFDHDAQSLKEFIKFLVQRCFIVAVTTPSQNTAFRVFSVMNSRGLDLQPTDIIKADVIGALSAETDREVYSKKWEDLEESIGREDFNNLFSHIRMIFSKEKAKRNLLEEFKGYVLSIITDPKVFVDQILDPYVDAYDIVKTSSYTATANAEKINNHLKWLNRIDNSDWVPAAIQFVIQNKSDSEYMLWFFEKLERLAAYMHICGLNINERIERYKLVLLALEQEHSLAAPVSTVELSNDEKIQMLNVLQSDIYSLTARRRNHIILRLDSFLSDGAATYDSSILTIEHVLPQTVHEGSEWSNLWPDEDVRKAWTHKLANLVPLNKRRNSKAQNYDFDKKKTAYFAGTKAVSSYVLTTQVLNEPQWTPDVILKRQDALLNVFK from the coding sequence ATGAGTAAAAAAATTAGTGGTGCAGAGTACCCACTAGCGAAAATCTTTAGTTCGGACTTTCAGTATGTCATTCCATCTTACCAACGTCCCTATACGTGGGAAGAACAGCATGCTTCAGTACTTTTTGATGATCTCTATAACTTCTTCCAAACTGAAAAAGAAGATGAGTACTTCCTTGGTAGTATTGTTTTAATCAAACAAGAAGGAAAACCTTATGCTGAAGTCATTGATGGTCAGCAACGTTTAACCACACTTACAATACTATTTGCGGTGTTTGCTGCTTTAGATCAAGGTGGGATCAATAGTCAGCTTTATAAATATATTTTTGAACCTGGTAATGAATTTGAAGGGATCAATCCACAGCCTCGTTTAACCTTACGTGAGCGAGATAAAGATTACTTTAAAAAATATGTTCAAGAGTTAAATTTTGAAGCGCTCTTCAAACTTGATAATGAACAATTAGAAAATGAAGCCAAGTTACATATTAAGCAAAATAGTAAAGTGCTGTATGACAAAGTAAAAACGACTTTTGATCATGATGCACAAAGCCTAAAAGAGTTTATTAAGTTTCTTGTTCAAAGATGTTTTATTGTTGCTGTAACCACGCCAAGCCAGAATACAGCTTTTCGAGTGTTCTCAGTAATGAATAGTCGTGGCTTAGATTTACAGCCAACGGATATTATTAAAGCTGATGTGATTGGTGCATTGAGCGCAGAAACTGACAGAGAAGTTTATAGTAAAAAATGGGAAGACCTTGAAGAAAGTATTGGTCGAGAGGATTTTAATAATCTATTTAGCCATATACGTATGATTTTTTCTAAAGAAAAAGCAAAACGTAATCTTTTAGAAGAGTTTAAAGGCTATGTCTTATCGATTATTACTGATCCAAAGGTTTTCGTAGATCAAATATTAGATCCTTATGTCGATGCGTATGACATTGTAAAAACGAGTTCATACACTGCAACAGCTAATGCTGAAAAGATCAATAATCATTTGAAGTGGCTGAACCGAATTGATAATTCAGATTGGGTACCAGCCGCAATTCAGTTCGTGATTCAAAATAAAAGTGATTCAGAATATATGTTGTGGTTCTTCGAGAAGTTAGAGCGACTTGCTGCTTATATGCATATCTGTGGGCTAAATATTAATGAGCGAATTGAGCGCTATAAATTAGTTTTACTTGCATTAGAACAAGAGCATTCTTTAGCTGCACCTGTAAGTACGGTTGAATTGAGCAATGATGAAAAGATTCAAATGTTGAATGTACTTCAGAGTGATATTTATAGCCTAACAGCTCGCCGTCGTAATCACATTATTTTGAGATTAGATTCGTTCTTATCTGATGGTGCAGCAACCTATGATTCATCCATCTTAACCATTGAGCATGTCCTTCCTCAAACAGTGCATGAGGGAAGTGAATGGTCAAACTTATGGCCAGATGAAGATGTGAGAAAAGCATGGACGCATAAATTAGCGAATTTGGTTCCTCTGAATAAGCGTCGTAATTCGAAAGCTCAAAATTATGATTTTGATAAGAAAAAGACAGCTTATTTTGCAGGTACTAAGGCAGTATCATCTTATGTCTTAACGACTCAAGTACTCAATGAGCCCCAATGGACGCCGGACGTCATTCTAAAAAGACAAGATGCTCTGCTTAACGTATTTAAGTAA
- a CDS encoding site-specific DNA-methyltransferase: MKVTLQDGQSLDIQQENIEALQQLFPELVRDGKVNFDVFLHVFGDLGVLEEGEEKFGLNWHGKKKARQNAFTPSLGTLLPCPHESVDWDTTQNLFIEGDNLEVLKLLQKSYANSVSVIYIDPPYNTGHGLIYPDNFVESLDNYLIFTNQKSEGITTTSATEKSGRKHSTWLSMMYPRLTLSKSLLGTNGVIFISIDDGEYGHLKLIMDEIFGEENFIGCFVWKSRVSEDTRAKTGLSSDHEYIVCYRKNDGVSLRGTEKDLNKFSNPDNDSRGNWRSADMTGLATKDKRPNLHYDLINPETGINYGCPPKGWRFDKNTMAVKIKEKRILWPESLTGRPRQKLFLNEMDSIYKNISSVIQNVSTADGTREINSIFKEDGVFDFPKPTRLIENFIEQIEDPEAIILDFFAGSGTTAQAVMNVNAKNKSRRRFIAVQLPEPCEPNSVAYKLGFNSIAEITKQRITVSGENIKKEFSFIDSGFKVFKLAQSNIQPWNVHTDDLENTLDLNEDHLIEGRTELDVLYELLLKRGIDLATPIEKREINSKTLYSIGYGAVFACLDDSILATDLDVITSAIIEWHKELAPSNDTHIFFKDSAFQDDVVKTNLAAILEQNGLKHVRSL, from the coding sequence GTGAAAGTTACATTGCAAGACGGTCAGTCTTTAGATATTCAACAAGAAAATATTGAAGCACTTCAACAGTTGTTTCCTGAGCTAGTACGAGATGGAAAAGTCAATTTTGATGTATTTCTTCATGTCTTTGGGGACTTAGGTGTTCTTGAAGAAGGTGAAGAAAAGTTTGGATTAAATTGGCACGGCAAGAAAAAAGCCCGTCAAAATGCCTTTACACCGTCACTTGGTACTTTACTGCCATGTCCACATGAAAGTGTGGATTGGGATACGACTCAAAATCTATTTATTGAAGGTGATAACTTAGAGGTCTTAAAACTTCTTCAAAAGAGTTATGCCAATTCTGTGAGTGTTATATATATCGATCCACCATACAACACTGGACATGGTCTTATATATCCAGATAATTTTGTGGAAAGTTTAGATAATTATTTAATTTTTACAAATCAAAAGAGCGAGGGGATTACTACTACTTCAGCAACTGAGAAAAGTGGTAGAAAGCATTCAACTTGGCTAAGTATGATGTACCCAAGATTAACTCTATCAAAGAGTTTGCTTGGTACAAATGGTGTTATTTTTATCTCCATTGATGATGGAGAATATGGTCATCTTAAATTAATTATGGATGAAATTTTTGGTGAAGAGAATTTCATCGGTTGTTTTGTTTGGAAATCGAGAGTAAGTGAAGATACAAGAGCAAAAACAGGTCTTTCTTCAGATCATGAATATATTGTTTGCTACAGAAAAAATGATGGAGTTTCTTTAAGGGGTACTGAGAAAGATCTTAATAAATTTAGTAATCCCGATAATGATTCTAGAGGTAATTGGCGTAGTGCTGATATGACAGGATTAGCCACAAAAGATAAAAGACCGAATCTGCATTATGATCTGATAAATCCTGAAACTGGTATAAATTATGGGTGCCCACCAAAAGGTTGGAGATTCGATAAAAATACAATGGCTGTAAAAATTAAAGAAAAAAGAATTTTATGGCCTGAGAGCTTAACAGGGCGTCCAAGACAAAAATTATTTTTGAATGAAATGGATAGTATATATAAAAATATTTCCTCAGTAATTCAGAATGTTTCTACTGCAGATGGTACTCGTGAAATAAATTCTATTTTTAAAGAAGATGGTGTTTTCGATTTTCCTAAACCAACTAGATTAATAGAAAATTTTATTGAACAAATTGAAGACCCAGAAGCAATTATTTTGGACTTCTTTGCTGGTTCGGGCACTACAGCTCAAGCCGTAATGAATGTAAATGCTAAAAATAAAAGTCGTCGAAGATTTATCGCTGTACAATTGCCAGAACCGTGTGAACCTAATTCTGTAGCTTATAAATTAGGATTCAATAGTATTGCTGAGATTACTAAACAAAGAATTACTGTTAGTGGAGAAAATATAAAAAAAGAATTTTCCTTTATCGATTCAGGATTTAAAGTTTTTAAATTAGCCCAATCAAATATTCAGCCTTGGAATGTGCATACAGATGATTTAGAAAATACTTTGGATTTAAACGAAGATCATCTGATCGAAGGTCGTACTGAGTTAGACGTGCTTTATGAGCTACTATTAAAGCGTGGTATTGATTTAGCAACACCAATTGAAAAACGCGAAATTAATTCAAAAACACTGTATAGCATTGGCTATGGTGCAGTCTTTGCGTGTTTAGATGATTCTATTTTAGCTACTGATTTGGATGTCATCACATCTGCCATTATTGAATGGCATAAAGAATTAGCCCCTTCAAATGACACTCATATTTTCTTTAAAGACAGCGCATTCCAAGATGATGTTGTAAAAACCAATCTCGCGGCGATTCTAGAACAGAATGGCTTAAAGCATGTACGCAGTCTGTAA